From Fulvivirga lutea:
TACTATGCCTACCCTTTCCACACGCTAAATCCAGAATCTTGTGCGATTTATTCACCTCAAGATAGTCCGTCAGGTTATCTATAAATGCTTGCGCTTCTTCATGATCTCTGTGTTTGTACAACACATGATAATAGGGGGAATCAAACCACTCGCCAAACCACTCTTTTTTGCTCATTGTGTCTTTTCAATGCTATTTTCAATTCCCGCTGTGGCGAAAGCCGATATGCTTCCATCATCATTACTGAACAATAAGTAAGCATCGTATTCTTTATGATTTTCTAAAAACTGAATGGTTGTTTCCTTACCCATAACCATAAACGCAGTAGCCAACGCATCGGCCTCATGGCAGGTGGGGGCAAAAACAGAAGCACTCAGCAGCTTATGTTCTATCGGATAGCCCGTCTTTGGGTCAATGGTATGGCCATACTTTACGCCCTCCACAATATGATAATTAAAGTAATTTCCACTTGTTGCTAATGCCTGATCTTTGAGCTGAACTATCGCAAAAAATTTCTGTTGCAGCTCATCAGAATCAGGATGTAAAATACCAACAGACCATGACTTATTGCTAGCCACATTTTTACCTTTTACACGAACTTCCCCACCAATCTCAACAAAATAGTTTTCAATGTTTTTTGACTCAAGATATTCAGCCACTACATCTACTCCATAACCTTTAGCCGAAGCACTAAAACTGATGTTTACTCTTGAATCAGATTTAGTAACAATGTCATTCGTGAATGATACTTTTTCATATCCAACAAATTGACTTAACGAATCTATATAAACGGAATCTGGGATAAAACCATCCTCCGGGCCAAACCCCCATGCATTGATATAAGGGCCAATACTAGGATCGAAAGCTCCTTCCGTTTTTTCGTAAATGTCTTTAGACACAGATAGCGCCTCGTAAAAAAAAGGAAGTTTAAATTGGAATTCATCACTTGTATTGAACTTGCTTATTTCTGATGTTGGGATGTAGGTGTTCAGACTTTGATTAAACACCACTAAAAGGCTATCAACTTCTTTTTTGAAATTCCTTTTCTTGGGATCTGCGTATTTTACATTGTAGGTAATAGGTCCCATCGTTTTACCCTGAAACCAGATCAGCTCGGCAGTTTTATCCTGGCGGTAATGCCATACTAAAAACATGGCCGAGAATAAACCTAAAGTGTATAAGATGTTTTTCCAACGTAGAGTCATTGCACTAAAATTTGCTGCAAATTAATGAAATTGGAATGGCTAATGTTTACTTTAGCACAGTAAATGCCGGAATATGAGAGAAGATTATCTACAAGCTGATGACGACCATTTTGGACCTGAAGAAAAGGAGTTTGAAAGAGCACTCAGGCCGTTAAGTTTTAGCGATTTCACTGGTCAGCAGAAAGTTGTAGATAACATCAAAGTATTTGTTCAGGCTGCCAAGAAAAGAGGTGAGCCGTTAGACCATGTACTTTTACATGGCCCTCCCGGTCTGGGTAAAACCACTCTTTCTCATATTATTGCTAACGAGCTGAACACCAATATTAAAGTTACTTCAGGGCCAATTTTGGATAAACCCGGAGATTTGGCCGGACTTCTCACTAACCTGGAGGATAATGATGTTCT
This genomic window contains:
- a CDS encoding FAD:protein FMN transferase, which translates into the protein MTLRWKNILYTLGLFSAMFLVWHYRQDKTAELIWFQGKTMGPITYNVKYADPKKRNFKKEVDSLLVVFNQSLNTYIPTSEISKFNTSDEFQFKLPFFYEALSVSKDIYEKTEGAFDPSIGPYINAWGFGPEDGFIPDSVYIDSLSQFVGYEKVSFTNDIVTKSDSRVNISFSASAKGYGVDVVAEYLESKNIENYFVEIGGEVRVKGKNVASNKSWSVGILHPDSDELQQKFFAIVQLKDQALATSGNYFNYHIVEGVKYGHTIDPKTGYPIEHKLLSASVFAPTCHEADALATAFMVMGKETTIQFLENHKEYDAYLLFSNDDGSISAFATAGIENSIEKTQ